The proteins below are encoded in one region of Rana temporaria chromosome 2, aRanTem1.1, whole genome shotgun sequence:
- the LOC120928738 gene encoding stabilizer of axonemal microtubules 2-like: protein MRKKCICEICNCGSHRCPHIPTKIFDKSGQPCVLTEYVEKYPQYDNVQPPNSMKPRLGYQGNSGKMEGVTTFKSDYIPYDVTNRPVRPHQEYEPKPGHIELGTTYNRDFNAHKIEPVGPARPVENRKIYMGKFDTNPTYKDDYRAWDISKRELAKQERTYRPPTVKFGNSTTFQDDFFLKEIMPRESFKPGVAKRNSMPFDGTTNHRTSFVPHEIEPRHQRPKQEYKPSSQTFDDLTTHRINFKGTLGEVTKSCRPDYSKVGSNARFQGSTEFRDSFQPWSVAPTQVQKSYEYVPPTTHMEVDTTSHLIFLM from the coding sequence ATGAGGAAAAAGTGTATCTGTGAGATCTGCAACTGTGGGAGCCACCGCTGCCCACATATTCCCACAAAGATTTTTGACAAATCTGGACAACCTTGTGTACTGACTGAATATGTGGAGAAATACCCTCAGTATGATAATGTACAACCACCAAATAGCATGAAACCAAGGCTTGGGTACCAAGGAAACAGTGGAAAAATGGAAGGAGTAACAACATTTAAATCAGATTATATCCCATATGATGTAACAAACCGCCCCGTACGTCCTCATCAAGAATATGAACCAAAGCCAGGACATATTGAACTTGGGACAACCTATAACCGAGATTTTAATGCTCATAAAATAGAACCAGTGGGACCTGCACGTCCGGTAGAAAACAGAAAAATTTACATGGGAAAGTTTGACACAAACCCTACTTATAAAGATGACTACAGAGCATGGGATATCAGTAAAAGAGAACTTGCTAAACAGGAACGTACTTACCGACCTCCTACAgttaaatttggaaattcaactACATTCCAAGATGACTTTTTTCTAAAGGAAATAATGCCAAGAGAAAGTTTTAAGCCTGGTGTAGCAAAACGCAATAGCATGCCTTTTGATGGTACCACAAACCATCGTACTTCTTTTGTTCCTCATGAAATTGAGCCAAGGCATCAAAGACCGAAACAAGAATATAAACCCAGTAGTCAAACATTTGATGATCTTACTACTCATCGCATCAATTTCAAGGGCACACTTGGAGAAGTAACAAAAAGCTGCAGACCTGATTATAGTAAAGTTGGTAGCAATGCTCGATTTCAAGGCAGCACTGAATTCCGTGATAGTTTTCAGCCTTGGTCAGTAGCTCCAACTCAAGTTCAGAAATCTTATGAATATGTTCCACCTACTACGCACATGGAGGTGGACACTACATCTCATCTAATTTTTTTAATGTAG